The following coding sequences are from one Salinicoccus sp. Bachu38 window:
- the purE gene encoding 5-(carboxyamino)imidazole ribonucleotide mutase: protein MTVGIIMGSSSDWPTMKHAGDMLDTFSIPYEKKVVSAHRTPEMMMDYAKTAKSRGIKVIIAGAGGAAHLPGMVASMTNIPVIGVPIESKALQGLDSLLSIVQMPGGIPVATTAIGNAGSKNAGILAARMLAVGEPELYGMLEEYTKSLEEKVEAMQDELN from the coding sequence ATGACAGTTGGAATAATTATGGGCAGTTCTTCGGACTGGCCGACGATGAAGCATGCAGGCGACATGCTGGATACTTTTTCAATACCGTACGAAAAGAAAGTGGTAAGTGCCCATCGTACACCTGAAATGATGATGGACTATGCAAAAACGGCGAAATCACGCGGCATCAAGGTGATCATTGCCGGCGCCGGAGGGGCTGCACACCTCCCGGGCATGGTGGCTTCGATGACAAATATTCCGGTCATCGGCGTACCGATCGAATCGAAGGCGCTGCAGGGGCTGGATTCCCTGCTGTCCATCGTCCAGATGCCGGGCGGCATCCCGGTGGCGACGACGGCAATCGGCAATGCCGGCAGCAAAAATGCCGGGATACTCGCGGCAAGGATGCTCGCAGTGGGCGAACCGGAGCTCTATGGCATGCTCGAGGAATACACGAAATCATTGGAGGAGAAAGTGGAGGCGATGCAGGATGAACTCAATTAG